From the genome of Leptospira koniambonensis:
ATACTTTCTTAGCCGCCGAATTATTTCCAGCGATCCGCTCTAAAACATTTATCTCTCCTAGTGATTTTAATTCTATGGGGTATTGTGTGCCTGCATCTATAGGGGCAAAGATTGCAAACCCGGATCGTAATGTTGTAGGTATTGTAGGCGACGGCGCATTTTTAATGACCGGATTAGAGTTACTCACTGCTAGTACAAATTCTATCGGGGTAGTGATTTGTGTGTTTTATGATGGAGAGCTAAGCCAGATATCCCAAGGCCAACAGATTCCATATTCTCGTAAAACTTGCACGATACTTGGAGAGTTACAATTAGAGGGTATCGCCAAAGGAACAGGAGCAGCTTATCTTTCTCTCAAATCAAATGAAAACATAGAATCTGTACTTAAACAGGCATTCCGTATCTCAGAGGAAGGAAGACCTGTTATTGTGGATATAAAGATAGATTATTCTAAGGCTACTAGATTTACGAAAGGGGTAGTTCAAGCAAATCTAGGAAGATTTCCTTTAGGAGAAAAATTCAGATTCATCGGGCGTGCTCTTTGGAGAAAATTGACTGGCTGAGCTTTCTTTTCATGTATTTTATAGCTCTATTATTTCACTTTTTCGCGGCTGCCTTCTGGGTGGGCGGAATGCTTTTCTTTGTGCTTATCTTTGGACCGGTATATAAAGATAAAGAACTTTCAGATGTGAAAACTCTGTTATTGCTTAAGATAGCGTTACAATTCAGAAAAATTTCTTATTATGTATTTATAATATTGATCGGTTCGGGCCTTAGTATCGCCTATCTGAGGGGATATTTTGGGGTGTATTCCCAGACTTCTTACTGGATATCCGCTCATGGAAGTATCTTTCTTGCAAAAATGATCTTGTTCTTTCTTCTTCTTTTAAGTTCGATCTTACATGATTTTTTGATCGGTCCAACTGCATTTAAGGACATGGAGAAAGGGGTTAGATATGATAGTCGTAGCAGAAAATATGCATCCATTTTCGGTCGGATCAATCTTCTGATCTCTTTGCTAATCGCAGTCCTTGGACTCGCGTATTCTAGAGGTTTTAGCTTTTAGCGGACCTTCTGCCCTGATAGGTTATTAGAAAAAGTTTTTTAATTCTTCTTTCTTTAACACTTCTATTAATCCTCTTTCCGGATTTATAATTCCTTGGTCCTTGAGTTGTTTAAGTGCTCTGGAAAAAGTTTCAGGTCTTAATGCAAGCATGGATGCGATCTGAGAATGTGCAAGTGTTGCTTGGTTCTCAGGTAGGTAATATAAGAAGTGAGCGACTCTTTGTAGGGAATCCATAGTCATTCCGCGATTGATGGAAAGATTTAATGCTTGGATCTTACTGAACAAAGATTGGATCAAAAGATGGTTTAAAGGGATATCGGTTTTTATTCTTTCGCGTAGCTCTTTAAAAGGAAGAGAAAGAACTGCTCCATCTGTTACAAATTTACCTGATGCAGGAAATGGGATCCCATTGATAAGTGCAAGTTCCGCGATCAATGAAACAGGATTGAAAAAATTTAAAGTGATCTCGTTGGAACTGGAATCATATTTGAAGATCTGTAATTTACCTTCTATTAGAAGATGTAAACAATCAGTCTCATCCCCTTGATGAAATAAGAATTCGTCTTTTTTAAGGACACGTTTTCTTCCACCTGAAAAGATAGATAACATCTCTTCTTTAGATATTTCGTCGAAGATCATTAATCCCATATCTTACTCATTCTCATTCGATTCTTTTCTATAAGTTTTGACGATCTGAAAACGGTTAACTCTATCTTCCGACCGTATGACAATTATCATCGGTGCCTTTTGTGTCTGATTGATCCGGGTCAAGGTGCTTCTTCTCCGAACGTAGTTAGATGAGTTGAAGTCCGGTCATAGGCTCTGATCGCAGAAAACTAAAGATCCGGACTCTCGGGTGTTTATGAAGATAATTAAGAATATCATAAAATTCAGTAAGATCACTCCGGTACTGTTAGGTTTAATCGCTTTCTCTTATTGTGGGAAAGAAAAACCGGCAGAAGCAGAGAGTTCTGTCGGTAGTAAAGGGATTGGGCCGGTCACTTCTGTTACGTTAGGCGCAGTTGATGAAGGGATGGCTCAAAAAGGAAAACAAAACTTCGAAACTAAATGTAGCGCCTGTCATAAATTCGAAGAGAAGGTCGTAGGACCTGCATTAAAGGGAGTAACTGAGAGAAGGACTCCAGAGTGGATCATGAATATGATCTTGAATCCAATAGAGATGACTCAGAAGGATCCGATAGCTCAGGAACTTCTCGCAGAACATCTAACTCAGATGACATTCCAAAACGTTCAAGAATCTGAGGCCAGAGAGATCCTGGAATATCTTAGAAAAATGGATAAGAAATAAGGGAGGAAGAAAATGAAAAAACACAAATTCAGGAATCTTGTGCCTATCGGACTGATGATCTTCATCGGTTTGGGGTACGGATGTAAAGGTGGGGCTGCAACTGCTGCACTCGCATCCGATGCCGCGAAGCGTGTGTATGTGGCGCCGGGAGAGAAGGATGAAGTCTATGCTTTCCTCTCCGGGGGATTCAGCGGTCAAATGTCGGTGTATGGAATTCCTTCCACCCGTTTATTCAAGATCATTCCGGTCTTCTCGGTTTTTCCTGAGAATGGTTATGGATATGATGAAGAAACTAAGAACATGCTTAGAACTACTCATGGGTATATTCCTTGGGATGATAGCCACCATATAGAAGCATCCATGACAGATGGAAAACAAGATGGTCGTTGGTTGTTTTTGAATGCAAACAACACTCCTAGACTTGCTCGGATCGATCTAAAAGCTTTTGAAACAAAAGAGATCATTGAGATCCCTAACAGTGCGGGTAACCATGCTTCTCCTTTTGCTACAGAAAACACTGAGTATCTGATGGCAGCGACTAGGTTCTCCGTACCAATTCCTCAGGCAAGTGTTCCTGTAGAAAATTTCTCTAAAGGAGATTTTAAAGGAACAGTCACCATGGTGAAGGTAGATCCTAAATCAGGAAGACTTTCTTTGGAACTTCAGATACTTGTTCCCGGTTTTGATTACGATCTATCACACTGTGGAAAAGGAAAATCTCACGACTGGTGCTTCTTTACATCTTATAACTCTGAACAAGCATATAAGATGATAGAAGTAGGAGCTTCTAAGAATGATAAGGACTATATCTTAGCATTCAATTGGGTTCGTGCTAAACAATGTCTGGACCAAGGAAAGGCGTCTAACTTTGGTGGAGAATATTATAGAAATTATCTACCGGAGAACCAACCTGTGATTTCCGAAAAGTTGAGCGGTGTAAAAATGCTCCAACCTAAGGATTGCCCTGGAGTCATGTATTATATGCCTACTCCTAAGAGTCCTCACGGAACAGACGTTGATCCTACGGGAGAATATATAGTTGGTGGAGGAAAACTCGCTACGGTTATTCCAGTTCACTCTTTCTCTAAACTTATGGATGTGAAAGACAAACCTGAACATAGATCTGGAATGATCATGGATATCCCGATACTAAAATACGAATCCACTCTTGCTGGAGAAGTAAAGAAACCTTGTTTAGGTCCTTTGCACACAGAGTTTGATGGAAAGGGATATGCTTATACTTCCTGTTTCGTAAGTTCAGAAGTTGTAAAATGGGAATTGGGAACCTGGGAAGTAGAACAACATCTTCCTGCTTACTATAGTGTTGGTCACCTTTCTATCGTAGGCGGTAGTTCGAAAGAACCTTATGGAAAATATCTGATCGCATTGAATAAGATCACCAAAGATAGATATCTTCCTGTAGGTATGGAATTACCCCAGAGTGCTCAGCTCTATGATATCTCAGGTGGTAAGGCGGAACTTCTTTCTGACTTCCCTACAGTGGGAGAGCCTCACTATTCACAAATGATCCCTGCAAAACTCCTTATGGATAAGGCTGCGAAAATTTATCCATTAGAAGAAAATAAACATCCTTACGCGATCAAAAACGAGAAGGATGCGAGAGTCGTTCGGGAAGGTAATACCGTACGTGTTTATATGACACAGATACGGTCTCACTTTAAACCGGACACTATCGAAGTAAGAAGTGGGGATACCGTCTTCTTCCATGTGACTAACTTGGAACAAGACTTTGATATTCCGCACGGTTTTGCAGTGGGTGGGGCGCCAGAGATGCCTAACCTTCTGATCATGCCGGGACAGACCAGGACTTTCAAATGGAAAGCGCCTAAGCCTGGAATATATCCTTTCTACTGCACTGATTTCTGTTCGGCTCTTCACCAAGAAATGCAGCAGTACATAAGGGTGCTTCCTTAAACGAGGGATTTTATGCAGGAACTTCTATTAAAGAAGATCTGCAAAACGAACCGGCTCCTGATTTTAGGAGTCGGTCTTTTGCTTTTATCAGTTTATATTTTGCCTATCTGGCATATCTCATTAGCCGCTCCTCAATATCCGGAAGGTTTGGGAATGAAGATCTGGATCAATAAGATCACAGGTGCTTCTACTTATGATCTTCAGAATATTAATTTGCTAAATCATTATATAGGAATGCACGAAATTGTTTCGGAATCTGTTCCGGAACTTTTGTTTATGCCCTATGTTTTGGGATTTCTGATCTTTGGAGCATTCGTAACATTTCTTCATTCGAAATCGTATATGGTTATTTTAGGAATTCTAAATATTATAATATTAGGGATTCTCGGAATGTATGATTTCTGGAGATGGGAATATAATTACGGCCATAATCTTAATCCTGAAGCTCCGATTGTGGTTCCGGGTATGGCATACCAGCCTCCACTTTTGGGATGTAAGGAAATGTTGAATATCACAGCCTGTAGTTTTCCTTCTTGGGGAGGGGTCATTCTGTTTGCGTCGCTTGGAATTCTTATCTATATTATATGGGATGAGAGAAGGAGGGGAGATGTTTCGTACTAGGACCGGTTTGCCAGTGATCATCTTGTCCTCGTTAGTTTCGATTTCGGTTTTCTGTTCTAAAAGAGAACCGATATTTCCTGAATTCGGGAGAGAACTTTGCGCACATTGTTCCATGGCAATCGTAGACAAACGTTTTCATGCGCAGCTATTAACCGAAAAGGGAAGAAGATACTATTTCGATTCAATTGAATGTTCTCATTCTTTCAAGAAGTCCGCTAGATATTCATCCGGATCTGTTTGGTTTGCAGATTTTGAAAATCCGGACAAAATGATTTCTGAAGATATAGCCGTATTAGTCAGTTCGTCAGAACTGCGTTCCCCTATGGGAGAAGGACTTGCTGCATTTTCCTCAATAGATCGAGCAAAAGAATTTCTGAATACACATAAAGGCTCTATCTGGAGTCGAAACAATGAAAAAGATCATTGATTGGCATCCTGAAAATTCTCGGATCAGTTTTGGATATTCACGATTCGTTACAACTTTCTGCTTCTTCTTTTGTTTAACATCTTCTGATATTTTTTCCAAAGATATAGAAGTATGTAAGGAGAATTGTAAATTTTCTTCCATTCAAACTGCAATTGATTCCGCAAATTCTGGAGATACGATCCGGATCAGAAAAGGTGTCTATCAAGAAGGTATGATATCGATTTCGAAACCATTGGTTTTGGAAGGTTCTAATAGCGTTATCTTAGATGGCAAAAAAGAAAAACATGTATTAGATATCCGATCGAATAATGTCGTAATTCGCGGATTGAGTATTAGAGGTAGTGGAGTCTCAGATACGTCGGAGTACGCAGGAGTTCATGCAGAAAATGTAAAGTCATGTTTAATTGAAAATAATGAGTTTGAGGACAATGCATATGCGGTCTATCTGGCAGAAGTAGAAGATTGTACTGTCCGAGGAAATATATCTTCGGGTAATGCAATAAATGAAGTCTCAGGTGGGAACGGAATCCACCTTTGGTCATCTAAAACGATCAGGATACAAGGGAATGAGTTAAAAAAACATAGAGATGGGATCTATCTAGAATTTTCGAGTAATCTGAAGATAGAGGAAAATTTTTCACACGATAATATCCGCTACGGAATGCATTTTATGTTTTCTTCGGACAATGATTTTAGAGGAAATAGGTTTGAGAACAACTCGGCTGGAGTTGCGGTGATGTACAGCAAAAATATTCTGATCGAAAATAACCGCTTCGAGAATAACTGGGGGGATAGTTCATACGGACTTTTGTTAAAAGAAATCTCAGAGAGTATTCTTACAAAAAACTCATTCGTTCATAATACTGTTGCAATCTTTGCAGATGGATGCAATCGCAATTATTTTACTCACAATGATCTAAGAGACAACGGATGGGGAGTAAGGATCTTGGGTAATAGTGAATCCAATCAATTTGTACAAAACGAATTTAAGGAAAATGTATTCGATATTAGTACAAATACAAAACATACCACGAATTTATTTAAAGAAAATTATTGGGATAGTTACGACGGTTATGATCTGGATTTAGACAGATTTGGAGATATTCCCCATAAGCCTGTTCATTTTTTCGGATATTGGGTAGTAGTTTATCCTTTTCTAATGGTTTTATATAACTCTCCAGTAGTGAATTTTTTACAAGCAATCGAAAAAGCATTTCCGATCGTTACTCCCATAGATCTGGAAGATCCAAAGCCAAGGATGAGGAGTCACGTATGATGCAGGTAAAAGATCTGACCGTTCAATATGGAAAATCAATCGCAGTTAAAGGAATTTCCTTCCACGCAGAAGCGGGAAATATTCTTTCTTTGATTGGTCCCAACGGCTCCGGTAAAAGTTCGGTTCTCAAAAGTATCGTAGGCCTAGTAAACCCAATCTATGGTCGTATAGAATTTAAGGGAGAAGAAGGGCACACTAACTCTAATATCGGATATATGCCCCAAGCTCCTTTGTTTCCAAAAAATGTAAAGGTATCCGAGCTTGTAGATTTTTTGAAAAAATTGGAATCTTCCGATCAGAAAGAATTTCAAGAATTATTTGATCTACTCGGTTTAAAGGATTATGAAAATATAAAGTTTGGATCTTTATCAGGAGGAACAAAGCAAAAAGTAAATATTCTACAATGTTTTTCGATTCGTAAACCTGTTTACATAGTGGATGAGCCTACTGCGAGTTTGGATCCTTATATTTCGAATCTTTTAAAAGAAATATTATTTAGAAAAAAGAGAGAAGGGGCCTTGATCGTTTTTTCAACCCATATCTTAAACGAGGTGGAAGAGGTCGCTGATCGTTTTTTACTAATGTCGGAAGGTTCTTTATTGATCGATGATTCTCCTGTAAATTTTGTAAAGAACAGAGATAAGGGAAATCTTCAGAACGCTTTAATGGAATTTTGGAATACTAAGTATTCGGTAAAAAGATGAATGAATTAATCTTATTCGAACTAAAAGAAAATATCAGAAGTAAATGGATGTTTGTATTTGCTGGCTTTCTTGCGATTTCTGCGGGAGCGCTCAACTATTTCGGGGATGAAAGCGGTGGAAGATTAGTTGTAAGTCAGATGAATCTGGTCTTATTTGTAGTTCCCTTATTCTCCATTACGTTTGCAGGATTAACATTCAATGATTCACTTCCTTTTGCAGAAGTACTTCTTTCCAAATCATTGACGAGAACTCAATATTTTTTTGGAAAATATTGCGGAGTAAGTTTGTCTCTTTTTTTAAGTTTCCTGGTTGGACTTACACTCCCAGGACTACCGTTTCTTTTCATTGAACCTAAGCTTGCGATCTTATTCTTTGAATTAATCTTTTTTGGAACTATATTAATTTTAGTATTCGTTTCTTTGGGATTTTTATTAGCCTCCTTCTTTAAAAAAGGGGAGCTGATCGTTTCCGGTGCCTTGCTTGTTTGGTTATATTTCTTTTTACTATTCGATTCATTCGTTTTTATGTTGAGTATATATTTAGGTGATTATCCGGTGGAAATTCCCGCATTACTTGTGATTCTATTCAATCCAGTTGATCTGGTGAGGATTTTGATCATTTTACAGACAAAGGCTTCTGTCTTACTCGGATTCTCCGGTGCATTTTTAATCAGAAGTTTAGGAACGCTAATAGTAGTCCTACTATCTAGTTTGTTCTTAATATTTTGGATTATGATGCCTTTAAGTATTTCTTATAAAAGATTTTTAGTTCGAAACTTCTAAATAAGCAGAAGGCCCTCATTACAAACTGATCCTGGCCTTCTGCACTATGTATCAATTCAAATCATAACGGACGAATACATTGAACATTGTCTGCATTGCAAGTTGAGGACCGTTCAAATGTTGGTGAAAAGGTTTTCCTGCTTCAAAACCGAATCGAATTCTTTCTTCTAAAAGGAAATTCATACCGACTAACGCATCTGTACGATGGCCACCTTGTCGATTCGGATCGTTTTGAGGATCCATTTTCGGATCCAATGAACCATCTTGCCCTTTTATATTATCCCAATTAACAGATTGCACTCGAATGGAAACGCTTGCCCAAGGAAATAAAGAATATGCGATCCAGGAACTGAGTTCATAAACATTTCCGAAACGATATTGGTTTTGATTTTTGGAGCTGCGTAGATTTGCGTTGGCTCCTAATCCCCAAGAAAATCGATCTGATTTTCCTGAATATCCGATTCCTGGTAAATAATTGATCGTTCCTGTTCCAGGTTGCATATTATAAGGGACTTTTTGATTTCCCATCATCGGCATCCAATCTCTTTCGTCTATGGACCCGGTAGGAAGAGAGAGCCCAAAATTCAGAAAGATTTCGTGATCATTCCTTTTTAGAATACGATGAGCTGCAGAAAAAGAAATATCTCCTACACCTCCAGATTTCATTGCAGAGGAATCAAAATTGCTAGTCTCCATCGTCATTTGATTTTTTATGACTGGGACCATGAACATGATCATAGTGTCATCTGAAACTCCATACATAGCGCTTGTCATATAAGATTCCATTAACATGGATTTAGGAACCGACATATAACGATACCCGTTGACGGAAGTTTGAGGAATATTTGGCCCTCCCGTTAACAAACTTCCGGTGGGCATGGAAACACTTGGATCGAATTGAGGAAACCATAAAGCCTCGTAGGTCCCCATAGATTTGTTTCCGTTTCGTAATCCCGACATTTGCATTCCCATATAACGAAAATCTAAAACCCAAGAACCTTTTTTGTGAACATGAGGAAACATTAGGCCTGCTGGGGAAATTTGATCCGCTCTTAACTCATGTTGATGGGCTTGGTCGTTGGATTCTTTGTGGTGATGTGCGTGAGGATCTACCTCTTTAGCCGCTTTAGGAATATCGATCTCATTCGAACTAATATTATGAAAAGAAAATATAATAAAAATGACTATTATGGAAATGCGATACTTCATGATTCCCTCCGAGTATCTGGATCAAAAAAGAGGGCCGCTAAGCGGCCCCAGTGGAATGATCAGTCGACTTGGGACAAAATCGATCCGATCGTAAAAGACGTTAGTTTTGCCCCATTCAAGATGAAACCTATCCTGTTTCCGGAATAGACAGGCACACTCATCATCTGCATGATAGGGAACATCATCATTGAATTTCGTTCCGATTGGGACACTTTTGAGCAAGCTTTCGGCCATGCATTGATCCATTGCTCCGAATTTGTATATTGGAAATCGATGCAGTACGTATAATTCGTATCAGAAGATAAGGCTGCTGTTCCCTTACTTACCAGTTCAAAGTTTCCTGACATATCTGAATAGAATTGCTCTTTACTGGAATTTGTTAGCCGAAATGCAGGACCAGAGATTGGAGTTCCGGAACCATAAACATAAGCTGTTAGGCTTCCACCGGATTCTAAGGAGAAGGAAACTTCTAAATTTGTTCCTCCGCTTGAGTTAGGAAGAACAACATTTCCCAAACTATAAAATATTGAGTCAGAGGAATTGCCACTTAATCCTTTTTCCAGCTGAGAAGTATTGCCGGTAAATTCCAAACTTTCTAAATCATTCGGAGAACAGTTTTGGATGTCGTATCTTGTGCGCCTAGCATGCACATAAGAGAGAGAATTCGAGATCGGAGTTAAACTTTGAATGGAACATCCTTCCCTGGCTGCGACTCCGAGAACGAGGGTTTGCATAAGCTGTTGTTCTGAAGAAGTTCCGTTTGAAAGAGAACCCAACTGGGAGCAGTCGAAATGAAAGAATGCGAGAATGATCGCAGTTGTTGAAATATAGCGAGATAGCATATTTACTTTCCTTTATATTATGAATATACATATAAGATTCTTCCAAAACAGAATAGGCAATCTTGGAAGACGATACGATTAAGCTAAGGAAAGATGTTTAGGAGGGCGTTTTAGTTTTCGGTTATAAGCTTTTGACAATTCTCCGAAATATACGTCCTTCATTTTACAAGTAGATTCAAGAGTAGGGATAATATTTATGTAAGGAGCGATTAGATAATAGGAAAAAATCCTGATTTGAGAGAAGAGCCTATCTGAATTCTCTTTTTTACATCCACATTCATGCGTGGTTATTTCCGGATTAGAATGGCAGTTCGGACGTTCTTGTTTTCCATAGTGAGTTGATTTTACTAGTTCCGTTTTCGTGCTGAAAAAATTATCTTCCTTACTTGGGTGAGTTTCTCTGTTTGAATTATGATTACAGTGGCAGATGGAATTTCCTAAAAACAATTTTTCGAATACGATTCCTTCCGCAGGAACAAGCAAGCGTGGAAAAAAGATCAGAGTTAAAAACCAAGTTGTAATCGTTTTCATCTCGAAAGACTCTAACGAACTAAGTTTAACTCCGTATGAGCATAAAACGCATTGATCACGATCAATTTAATAGACTGAAACGCTTTGATATGATTTTGATTTATCTCAAGATTTGGATTCTTTTTTAAGGAGAAGGATTGTATTCTTAAGTTGGCCGAGGATTTTTCCGAACGGTAAAAAGTAGATCTTCAGTATATTACGGAAATTGGAATTTTCTTCTTCCTCTAAACCGAAAACTGTACGTTCTGCTTCTCCTTCTTCTGGAATATAAAGACTTCCGAAAAGAATGTCCCAAAAAGCAAAGGATACGCCTATGTTTTTGTTCTGAAGATCAATATCCGTGCTATGGTGGATTTGGTGTTGGGCTGGGCTTAATAGTATTTTACTTAACCATCTAGGAAATCGAAGACCTATATGGGAATGTCTTAAATTCGCATATAGATTAAATACAAATATTCCTGCATTCACACCTAAGAAAGACAACATATTGATCCCGTTTGGAAATAGAAAGACTGCGATCCCAGTTATGATCCCAGAACAAATAGCTCCTAATGAATTCACTAAGATCGCTTCCACAGGATGTACTCTATAGACTGTGAGGGGATTTAACACTTTTGCAGAATGGTGTAACTTATGGAACTCCCAGAGAAACGTTTTATGAAGAAGCCAATGAGCAAAAAATCTACCAAAATCATTTGCGAGCCAAAATAAGACCGAATAAACAAAAATAAAGAATGTTTGAGAAGAGAAAGAATAATTAGTCTGCCCGAATATTTTAACTAAAGATCCGCTGAGGAGACTAGATACACTTGCCCCTGATATAACGAAATAACTGAAGAATAGTGCGAATAAGAAAGTGTTTATTAAATAATATTTATAATCTAATAGTGCAGATTCATGAAGCCAGATCTTCTTAGATACGTTTTCGCGAAAATAATTCTTGGAACTAAATCCTTTTTCCTTCCATCCTCTCCATACAATTAATAGAAGAGTGATCAGGATCGAACTTAGAATATAGAACCAATAGATCTTTACGGAAGGCAAAAATATAATCCGTATCGGACTAAGAAGAGAACGAAAAATTTCCGTGAAATATGCCTGCATAAAGCCCGATTTGAATTCTCCTTATGGGAAAGGAGTCGGTCAAATCTAAATTTTGGAAGGAAAAGCTGAAAAATCTCAGGAACTGGCGAATCTTCTTGGACTTATTAGAATTTCAGAATATTGAATTGCGAATATTAGAAATGCGCTTATCCAGAATATTGCAGAAAATAGATAAGCTTCTCTATATTTATTTAATAATGGAAGGAACACTCTGGCGATAACCGCTAAGTTTATCAAGATATAACCGAATACGATCGATTTAGAAGCTCTAATTGGTCTACCTGTATGCCCAAGAGAGATTCTTGTAATCATACCATAAATGAATACTCCTATCCCTCCTACAGTAAAGATATGAAAGGCGGAAGAAGTAGGAAAAAATCCTAAATGAGAAAGTCCATACGCTAAAAATCCGGTACATAGCCAGAAATAACCTGAATGTAAGATCCAAAGGATAGCTACCTTTCTGGATTTCCATGGTTCCCAGAAAAGCCAACGAGAATAGTTTAACATTCCGAAAGCAAGACAATATAATCCTGCAAATGGAACGATCGATGGAAACCAGAAGGCGCAAGCTTCTATTGTTAAGAATAGAAATCCTCCATATCTTATCAAACTTTCTAATTTAAGAAATCGTTTTGGATTTGAGCCCGGAATAGCTGCTGAAGAGAAGAAGGGCATAATCCTTCCCCCAATCAAGATCACAAATTGAAGTATTATGAAAAGAGAAAGATGAATGAAATGTAAGCTCCATCCTTCCGGAAAAATATTTAGAAATGAAAATGCAGTCAGAATATGAAGTAAAAACAAAAGGAAATAAGTTACCACAACAACTCGATTATGCTCTTGGCCTTTCGTGAATAAAGGAGGCGCTAGATAGAAGAGAACCAGTAGATCACAATACAGATCCGCAGTAAGTGCGATATAGGAAAGATATGGATTTGATAAGAATCCGAATCTACCTAATAACCAAAGTCCGAATAGAAGTGCTAAATATCCTTCTTTAGCCAAAACTTTTTTTGTCCAATTTTGACCTGCAGTAAAAAGGAATCCTATAATTATTCCACGTCCAAAACCGAAGACCATCTCGTAAGAATGTATCTGAATTCCTCCAGTTAGAAATGGAGAAGGAATGATTGAAAATAGGATCAAGATCCAGATAAGAACTGCGAATATAGCATGAAATGAACTAAATAAAAAAAATGGACGAAAGGCAACCGACCAAATTGCAGAACGAAAATTTAGAAATGATTTCATCCTCTCTATTATAAGAAAGGAACCTTCTTTTGTCTTTGATCTGGATCAAAGAGTAGAGATCAATCTCTATATGCCGTCAGTGCAGCTGATACCTGTATTGGAAGTGCTCGAATAATATGCTTTGGTCTGAAATTCAAAGTTCGAGGAGTCGATTCGTTCAAATCTAGTACATTTTTTTAATACAGTGAGTCCTGGGTTTCTTTGTGCACAAGTCTGAGTGGCATTCCAAACGCCTTGGAAAGTTGCACATTCTGCTGTATTCATAGCAGTGCCTGAGCTAAAATCTAAACAGCCTAGACTTTCAAAGAAAGAACCTATATAATTGCAACTTCCTCCTCCTGACACATGTGTATTCCTCGCTTGGATGGAAAACGAAATAGGGTATGAGCCGGAGGAGTCTGAAGCTAAAATTTCG
Proteins encoded in this window:
- a CDS encoding NnrS family protein produces the protein MKSFLNFRSAIWSVAFRPFFLFSSFHAIFAVLIWILILFSIIPSPFLTGGIQIHSYEMVFGFGRGIIIGFLFTAGQNWTKKVLAKEGYLALLFGLWLLGRFGFLSNPYLSYIALTADLYCDLLVLFYLAPPLFTKGQEHNRVVVVTYFLLFLLHILTAFSFLNIFPEGWSLHFIHLSLFIILQFVILIGGRIMPFFSSAAIPGSNPKRFLKLESLIRYGGFLFLTIEACAFWFPSIVPFAGLYCLAFGMLNYSRWLFWEPWKSRKVAILWILHSGYFWLCTGFLAYGLSHLGFFPTSSAFHIFTVGGIGVFIYGMITRISLGHTGRPIRASKSIVFGYILINLAVIARVFLPLLNKYREAYLFSAIFWISAFLIFAIQYSEILISPRRFASS
- a CDS encoding sterol desaturase family protein, coding for MQAYFTEIFRSLLSPIRIIFLPSVKIYWFYILSSILITLLLIVWRGWKEKGFSSKNYFRENVSKKIWLHESALLDYKYYLINTFLFALFFSYFVISGASVSSLLSGSLVKIFGQTNYSFSSQTFFIFVYSVLFWLANDFGRFFAHWLLHKTFLWEFHKLHHSAKVLNPLTVYRVHPVEAILVNSLGAICSGIITGIAVFLFPNGINMLSFLGVNAGIFVFNLYANLRHSHIGLRFPRWLSKILLSPAQHQIHHSTDIDLQNKNIGVSFAFWDILFGSLYIPEEGEAERTVFGLEEEENSNFRNILKIYFLPFGKILGQLKNTILLLKKESKS
- a CDS encoding transporter, coding for MKYRISIIVIFIIFSFHNISSNEIDIPKAAKEVDPHAHHHKESNDQAHQHELRADQISPAGLMFPHVHKKGSWVLDFRYMGMQMSGLRNGNKSMGTYEALWFPQFDPSVSMPTGSLLTGGPNIPQTSVNGYRYMSVPKSMLMESYMTSAMYGVSDDTMIMFMVPVIKNQMTMETSNFDSSAMKSGGVGDISFSAAHRILKRNDHEIFLNFGLSLPTGSIDERDWMPMMGNQKVPYNMQPGTGTINYLPGIGYSGKSDRFSWGLGANANLRSSKNQNQYRFGNVYELSSWIAYSLFPWASVSIRVQSVNWDNIKGQDGSLDPKMDPQNDPNRQGGHRTDALVGMNFLLEERIRFGFEAGKPFHQHLNGPQLAMQTMFNVFVRYDLN
- a CDS encoding ABC transporter permease, encoding MNELILFELKENIRSKWMFVFAGFLAISAGALNYFGDESGGRLVVSQMNLVLFVVPLFSITFAGLTFNDSLPFAEVLLSKSLTRTQYFFGKYCGVSLSLFLSFLVGLTLPGLPFLFIEPKLAILFFELIFFGTILILVFVSLGFLLASFFKKGELIVSGALLVWLYFFLLFDSFVFMLSIYLGDYPVEIPALLVILFNPVDLVRILIILQTKASVLLGFSGAFLIRSLGTLIVVLLSSLFLIFWIMMPLSISYKRFLVRNF
- a CDS encoding LIC_11090 family protein; its protein translation is MKTITTWFLTLIFFPRLLVPAEGIVFEKLFLGNSICHCNHNSNRETHPSKEDNFFSTKTELVKSTHYGKQERPNCHSNPEITTHECGCKKENSDRLFSQIRIFSYYLIAPYINIIPTLESTCKMKDVYFGELSKAYNRKLKRPPKHLSLA